One part of the Rutidosis leptorrhynchoides isolate AG116_Rl617_1_P2 chromosome 1, CSIRO_AGI_Rlap_v1, whole genome shotgun sequence genome encodes these proteins:
- the LOC139864293 gene encoding uncharacterized protein, translating into MAERGRGKNKQYWKDEEADALVDVLEELASDPLWKVDGGFKNNYMVEVRKRMIKKIPSFDKEVNPHIDSRIKYLKNKYNPISEMLLQSGCQWDDVEHKINCEKQWYEDWCKNHKNSAGLWNFRFPYLKKLDMVWGRDRATGLRAEDVSQAGEDAHDNNDEFVCYSSDSEDEIVMVSNGQASPTSSNAETLNNKRKKVLQKPRNFYKKKKPVTTQEILDEKLDNFTSDFKSLCGAMVSQIGVAASALTVDANKSDSLNDDEMQEVLSELLMKRPVKVHLTTIVILVPQLDHNSI; encoded by the exons ATGGCTGAGCGTGGGAGGGGAAAGAATAAGCAATATTGGAAAGATGAGGAAGCTGACGCATTGGTCGATGTCTTAGAAGAACTTGCTAGTGATCCTTTGTGGAAGGTAGATGGTGGGTTCAAAAACAATTATATGGTTGAAGTACGCAAAAGGATGATAAAAAAGATCCCGAGTTTTGATAAGGAAGTTAACCCACATATAGACTCAAGGATCAAATATCTAAAAAACAAGTATAATCCAATTTCTGAGATGCTACTACAAAGTGGATGCCAGTGGGATGATGTTGAACACAAAATTAATTGTGAAAAACAGTGGTATGAAGATTGGTGTAAG AACCATAAGAACTCGGCAGGATTATGGAACTTCAGGTTCCCTTATTTGAAGAAACTAGACATGGTATGGGGTCGCGATAGAGCAACGGGACTCAGAGCTGAAGATGTGTCACAAGCAGGGGAGGATGCCCATGACAATAATGATGAATTTGTATGTTACTCCTCTGATAGTGAAGATGAAATTGTCATGGTATCTAATGGGCAAGCATCGCCTACTTCCTCGAACGCTGAAACATTAAATAATAAACGTAAAAAGGTCTTACAAAAGCCACGAAATTTTTACAAGAAGAAGAAACCGGTGACAACTCAGGAAATTTTAGATGAAAAGTTAGATAACTTTACTTCTGATTTTAAGTCTCTTTGTGGTGCAATGGTTTCACAAATTGGTGTCGCTGCTAGTGCTTTGACTGTAGATGCTAATAAATCAGACTCTTTGAATGATGATGAGATGCAAGAGGTATTGAGTGAACTTCtgatgaaacgacccgtcaaagtacacttgacgaccatcgttatcttggtcccacagcttgatcataactctatatga